The following coding sequences lie in one Paramormyrops kingsleyae isolate MSU_618 chromosome 15, PKINGS_0.4, whole genome shotgun sequence genomic window:
- the ier5 gene encoding immediate early response gene 5 protein produces MEYKVEAHRIMSISLGKIYNSRVQRGGIKLHKNLLVSLVLRSARQVYLSDYYGGACLGSQRAEAGEWAEGETMESLEGRSSPGAAGADSCESETESRETLRAPETNAQASVEVAAERNAEEPASSSDYNWPQGGETDEERAPGQAEDSTQVPSCPVPESRFECGAANADEGPQSPAAAAPCCTRKRSAGKSPYAGSPVKRPRPGSVPPANTEGGDASEDMDTGNVSSLITIFGSSFSGLLSKDGAQAEPGAADGDSGSGTICCEQMLPNLSPWSTAIVAF; encoded by the coding sequence ATGGAGTATAAAGTGGAGGCTCATCGGATCATGAGTATCTCTTTGGGGAAGATCTACAACTCCAGGGTCCAACGAGGGGGGATCAAACTGCACAAGAACCTACTGGTCTCGCTGGTCCTCCGGAGCGCCAGGCAGGTATACCTCAGCGACTACTACGGCGGCGCCTGCCTGGGCTCCCAGCGCGCCGAAGCGGGGGAGTGGGCAGAGGGGGAGACGATGGAGTCGTTAGAGGGAAGGTCGAGCCCCGGAGCCGCCGGCGCGGACAGCTGCGAGTCCGAGACGGAGTCGCGGGAAACCTTGCGGGCGCCGGAGACTAACGCGCAAGCCTCGGTCGAGGTAGCCGCGGAACGGAACGCCGAGGAGCCGGCTTCAAGTTCGGATTACAACTGGCCGCAGGGCGGCGAAACGGATGAGGAGCGAGCCCCAGGTCAAGCGGAAGACAGTACGCAGGTCCCTAGCTGCCCTGTCCCGGAGAGCCGGTTTGAGTGCGGGGCGGCCAACGCCGACGAAGGACCGCAAAGCCCGGCGGCCGCGGCGCCCTGCTGTACCAGGAAGAGGAGCGCCGGCAAGTCTCCATACGCGGGATCTCCCGTGAAAAGACCTAGACCCGGCTCCGTCCCGCCGGCCAATACCGAAGGCGGGGACGCATCAGAAGACATGGACACGGGTAACGTGTCCAGCCTCATAACGATATTCGGCTCCAGTTTCTCTGGACTCTTGAGCAAAGACGGCGCACAGGCAGAGCCAGGGGCGGCGGACGGCGACTCGGGTTCTGGGACGATCTGCTGCGAGCAGATGCTGCCGAACCTCAGTCCATGGAGCACCGCTATCGTGGCTTTTTAA